One stretch of Pedobacter riviphilus DNA includes these proteins:
- the recQ gene encoding DNA helicase RecQ, translated as MDVKKSLFDNLQNFFGFDNFKGDQESIITNILEGNNTFVIMPTGGGKSICYQLPALMSEGTAIVISPLIALMKNQVDQLRAFGGNDSIAHFLNSSLNKSEITQVKSDLLSGQTKLLYVAPESLAKQDNIEFLNLIKISFVAVDEAHCISEWGHDFRPEYRKIKQVIAGLGNNIPIIALTATATPKVQQDIMKNLGMTEATLFKSSFNRPNLFYEIRPKRDITKEIIKYIKSNPGKSGIIYCLSRKKVEEVAEALNLNGISALPYHAGLDPKVRAETQDKFLMEDAEVIVATIAFGMGIDKPDVRFVIHHDVPKSMEGYYQETGRAGRDGGEGVCIAFYSQKDVDKLAKFMKDKPVSEREIGTQILKEVIDYAESGVCRRKQILHYFGENFNETGCNCMCDNCKKPKKQFDAESQLSTLLKFIEKSGEKFDDAHLLNVFLGLETAQTIAYEHSKVPEFGIGKEEGELVWKSIIRQAVLNNYLFKDIDNYGLLKLTKQGRDFIVNPYSLKFILNEPIENGADDDDDDVKQGTGALDTHLLSLLKELRKKIAKQKSVPPFVVFQDPSLEEMCTHYPITMEELRQISGVGSGKAMKFGTPFIELIKKYVEDNDIERPIDLIIKTQANKSQMKVSIIQNIDRQIGLEDIADSKGITYEEILKEVESIVNSGTKLNLNYFIDEVIDDDRQDEVFDYFRAAESDSIDEALNELGETDYTREEIQLMRIKFMSELGN; from the coding sequence ATGGACGTGAAAAAGTCGTTATTTGATAACCTACAAAATTTCTTCGGGTTTGATAATTTCAAGGGTGATCAGGAGTCGATCATTACCAATATTTTAGAGGGCAATAACACGTTTGTTATTATGCCTACAGGCGGAGGGAAGTCTATTTGCTATCAGTTACCTGCTTTAATGAGCGAAGGAACAGCAATTGTGATCTCTCCACTAATCGCATTGATGAAAAACCAGGTAGACCAATTAAGGGCTTTTGGTGGAAATGACAGTATTGCTCATTTTCTTAATTCATCCTTAAACAAATCTGAAATTACTCAAGTTAAATCTGACCTCTTAAGCGGGCAGACTAAATTATTGTATGTTGCGCCCGAATCTCTGGCAAAGCAGGATAATATTGAATTTTTAAATCTGATTAAAATTTCTTTCGTTGCCGTTGATGAAGCACATTGTATCTCTGAATGGGGACACGATTTCAGGCCAGAATACCGTAAGATTAAACAGGTTATTGCAGGATTGGGGAATAACATTCCAATTATTGCACTAACCGCAACTGCCACACCAAAAGTGCAACAGGATATTATGAAGAATCTTGGTATGACGGAAGCAACGTTATTCAAATCATCATTTAATAGGCCGAACCTATTTTACGAGATCCGCCCTAAAAGAGACATTACCAAAGAGATTATTAAATACATCAAGTCTAATCCAGGTAAATCAGGTATTATCTATTGCCTTAGCCGTAAAAAAGTAGAGGAAGTTGCCGAAGCCCTGAACCTCAACGGAATCAGCGCTTTGCCTTATCATGCCGGTTTAGATCCAAAGGTTAGGGCTGAAACGCAGGATAAATTTTTGATGGAAGATGCGGAGGTGATCGTTGCAACCATCGCCTTTGGGATGGGCATCGACAAACCCGATGTCCGCTTTGTTATTCACCATGATGTGCCTAAAAGTATGGAGGGTTACTACCAGGAAACTGGCAGGGCCGGACGTGATGGTGGCGAAGGTGTATGCATTGCTTTCTACTCCCAAAAAGATGTAGATAAGCTGGCCAAGTTTATGAAAGATAAACCGGTTTCTGAAAGAGAAATTGGTACACAGATATTAAAGGAGGTGATTGATTATGCCGAATCTGGCGTTTGCCGCCGTAAGCAGATTCTTCACTATTTCGGCGAAAACTTTAACGAAACAGGCTGTAACTGCATGTGTGATAACTGCAAAAAACCTAAAAAACAGTTTGATGCCGAAAGTCAGTTATCTACCTTATTAAAGTTTATTGAGAAATCTGGAGAGAAATTCGACGATGCACATTTACTAAACGTTTTCTTAGGCTTAGAAACAGCGCAAACCATTGCCTACGAACATAGTAAGGTTCCAGAATTTGGGATTGGTAAAGAGGAAGGTGAGTTGGTGTGGAAATCGATTATCCGCCAGGCTGTTTTAAATAATTACCTTTTTAAGGATATTGATAATTATGGCTTATTAAAGCTAACTAAGCAAGGAAGAGATTTTATTGTTAATCCTTATAGCCTTAAATTTATACTAAATGAACCCATAGAGAACGGTGCTGATGACGATGATGATGATGTAAAACAAGGCACAGGTGCTTTAGACACCCATCTTTTATCATTGCTTAAAGAACTACGTAAAAAAATTGCAAAGCAGAAAAGCGTTCCGCCATTCGTAGTTTTCCAGGATCCATCTTTAGAGGAAATGTGTACCCATTATCCGATCACAATGGAAGAGCTTCGTCAGATTTCTGGTGTAGGCTCGGGTAAAGCAATGAAATTCGGGACACCTTTTATCGAATTGATCAAAAAGTATGTCGAGGATAACGATATCGAACGTCCTATTGATTTGATTATTAAAACTCAGGCCAATAAGTCGCAGATGAAAGTTTCGATCATTCAAAATATCGATAGACAGATTGGTTTGGAAGATATTGCCGATTCGAAAGGCATTACTTATGAAGAAATTCTGAAAGAAGTAGAATCGATTGTAAATTCTGGTACTAAACTTAACCTGAATTATTTCATTGATGAAGTGATTGATGATGATAGACAGGATGAAGTTTTTGATTATTTCAGAGCAGCCGAAAGTGATTCTATAGATGAAGCGCTTAATGAACTCGGCGAAACCGACTATACCCGTGAAGAAATTCAATTGATGCGGATTAAATTCATGTCAGAACTAGGAAATTAA
- the kdsA gene encoding 3-deoxy-8-phosphooctulonate synthase, with amino-acid sequence MINYLDKLKNTDSGNFFLMAGPCAIEGEDIAMRIAEKIITITDKLQIPYIFKGSYRKANRSKGSSFTGIGDEKALRILERIGREFGVPTVTDIHESAEAAMAAAYVDVLQIPAFLCRQTDLLIAAAKTGKVVNVKKGQFLSAGSMKFAVEKVREAGNNKVILTDRGNTFGYQDLIVDYRGLPEMQSFGVPVVMDCTHSLQQPNQSSGVTGGKPELISTIAKAAIAVGADGLFIETHPDPANAKSDGANMLHLDLLEETLTKLIRIRQAIL; translated from the coding sequence ATGATAAACTACTTAGATAAATTAAAAAATACAGATTCAGGAAATTTCTTTTTAATGGCTGGTCCATGTGCCATTGAAGGCGAGGATATTGCCATGAGAATTGCCGAAAAGATTATTACGATTACCGATAAACTACAGATTCCATATATATTTAAAGGTTCGTACCGGAAAGCTAATAGAAGCAAAGGAAGTTCTTTTACCGGCATTGGCGATGAAAAAGCTTTACGTATTTTAGAAAGGATTGGCAGAGAATTCGGTGTACCAACTGTTACCGATATCCATGAAAGTGCTGAGGCTGCAATGGCTGCCGCATATGTAGATGTGCTGCAAATTCCTGCATTTTTATGCCGCCAAACAGATTTGTTAATTGCTGCAGCAAAAACCGGAAAAGTAGTTAACGTTAAAAAAGGGCAATTCCTTTCTGCAGGTTCAATGAAATTTGCTGTAGAAAAAGTAAGAGAAGCTGGTAACAATAAAGTAATCTTAACTGATAGAGGCAATACATTCGGTTATCAGGATTTGATTGTTGATTATCGTGGATTACCGGAGATGCAGAGTTTTGGAGTACCTGTAGTGATGGATTGTACACATTCATTACAACAACCCAATCAAAGCAGTGGGGTAACAGGGGGTAAACCAGAACTGATTTCAACCATTGCCAAAGCGGCGATTGCAGTTGGTGCAGATGGTTTATTTATCGAAACACATCCTGATCCTGCAAATGCAAAATCGGACGGTGCCAATATGCTACATTTAGACCTATTAGAAGAAACCTTAACAAAACTGATCCGGATAAGACAGGCGATATTATAA
- a CDS encoding (2Fe-2S)-binding protein, with translation MKSSDQKPNQGDSRRDFLKKSSVITAIALTPGVAVKAAESNADERFAELFEKIPLKLTINNKAYQTTVEPRVTLLDYLREELHLTGTKKGCDHGQCGACTVHVDGQRINSCLSLAVMNEGKKITTIEGLADGNTLHPMQAAFVKHDGFQCGYCTPGQIMSAVACVREGHANSRDEISEYMSGNICRCGAYPNIVDAIIEVKEGGQII, from the coding sequence ATGAAATCTTCTGATCAGAAACCAAATCAAGGCGATAGCAGGCGCGATTTCCTCAAAAAAAGCTCAGTAATTACTGCCATTGCATTAACGCCTGGTGTTGCAGTTAAAGCAGCTGAAAGCAATGCGGATGAACGTTTTGCCGAACTTTTTGAGAAAATCCCCTTAAAACTTACGATAAACAACAAAGCTTATCAAACAACAGTAGAGCCGAGGGTAACACTTTTAGATTATCTGCGTGAAGAATTACACTTAACAGGTACTAAAAAAGGATGTGACCATGGCCAATGCGGCGCCTGTACCGTTCATGTTGACGGGCAAAGGATAAATTCTTGCCTCAGTTTGGCGGTAATGAATGAAGGAAAGAAAATCACTACGATTGAAGGTTTGGCGGATGGTAATACTTTACATCCCATGCAGGCTGCATTCGTTAAGCACGATGGTTTTCAGTGCGGTTATTGTACGCCCGGTCAGATCATGTCGGCTGTAGCTTGTGTGCGCGAAGGCCATGCCAACTCAAGAGATGAGATAAGTGAATATATGAGTGGAAACATTTGTAGATGTGGCGCTTACCCTAATATAGTTGATGCAATTATTGAAGTGAAGGAAGGAGGTCAAATCATATGA
- a CDS encoding FAD binding domain-containing protein, with product MINFQYLRTTTAKSAIALLAKDKNAKFLAGGTNLIDLMKRGVTAPEKLIDINHVPLKQIEQIGNKIHIGALTSNSAVADHPLIKEKLPLLSWALQAGASAQLRNVATVGGNMMQRTRCGYFYDIEMPCNKRQPGTGCGAMEGFNRMHAIFGTSEKCIAVHPSDMCVALVALDAEVVLAHAKGERKISFKDFHRLAGDTPQLDNNLKVDEMIIRLEIPINNLTKNYHYLKVRDRASYAFALVSVAAAFEIVNNKIIDVRLAMGGVAHKPWRLTAAENFLKGKEAILTNFEQAAQLAMKDAKGFGGNDFKLKLAPNTIIEALNLAKSKA from the coding sequence ATGATCAACTTTCAATATCTAAGAACCACCACAGCCAAATCAGCAATTGCTTTATTGGCAAAAGATAAAAACGCAAAATTCCTTGCAGGTGGTACAAACTTAATTGATCTGATGAAAAGAGGGGTTACTGCACCTGAAAAACTCATCGATATCAATCACGTTCCACTAAAACAGATCGAGCAGATTGGGAATAAAATCCATATTGGTGCCTTGACTTCCAATTCTGCAGTTGCAGATCATCCTCTGATTAAAGAAAAACTACCACTCCTTTCATGGGCTTTGCAGGCAGGGGCATCAGCGCAGCTAAGAAATGTAGCCACTGTTGGCGGTAACATGATGCAGCGTACACGCTGTGGGTATTTTTACGATATCGAAATGCCTTGTAATAAACGCCAACCAGGAACAGGGTGTGGTGCCATGGAAGGTTTTAACCGGATGCATGCTATTTTCGGAACTTCAGAGAAATGTATTGCCGTTCATCCCAGCGATATGTGTGTAGCTCTTGTTGCTTTAGATGCTGAAGTGGTATTGGCTCATGCCAAAGGGGAACGTAAAATATCATTTAAAGATTTTCATCGCTTAGCAGGAGATACCCCTCAGTTAGACAATAATTTAAAGGTTGATGAAATGATTATTCGTTTAGAAATCCCTATAAATAACCTGACTAAAAATTACCATTATCTTAAAGTTAGAGATAGGGCTTCTTATGCTTTCGCGCTCGTATCGGTAGCAGCGGCATTTGAGATCGTCAATAATAAAATTATTGATGTTCGATTAGCGATGGGTGGAGTAGCACATAAACCCTGGCGTTTAACTGCAGCTGAGAATTTTCTAAAAGGAAAAGAAGCCATCTTAACCAATTTTGAGCAGGCCGCGCAATTGGCCATGAAGGATGCAAAAGGCTTTGGAGGAAATGACTTCAAACTAAAACTGGCACCCAATACGATTATTGAAGCATTAAATCTTGCAAAATCAAAAGCCTAG
- a CDS encoding xanthine dehydrogenase family protein molybdopterin-binding subunit, whose product MEKRMLKDDNDRVDGILKVTGQAKYFAEYELPGLTYGVLVTSTITKGRITALNTKDAEKAPGVIAVISHLNKPSAAAYEQEGGPQMKIFYTDRIFYNGQPIAIVVANTFERATYAASLVKATYTKEEFNTDFEKALKDPKAKKLQGQADYKRGEENAYKNAEVKLEERYFLPIETHNPMELHGIIADWRSNNQLTVYAKTQGVKATQGTIANVFKIPMENIQVNSEFVGGGFGMALRTWPLEIATVMASKHIGRPVKVVITRMQMFTMVGNRPAAIQTIGLGANKDGKLTGITHRAYGETSTYENFTEGVVNMAKFMYQCDNVNTSYAIVPVDLGVPIWMRGPGEATGAFALESAIDEMAHALDMDPLDFRIKNDPETDQQKNKPFSSKNIKEAYRIGAEKIGWNNRKNKPGSLVEGPWQTGYGVSVGVFNANRGKASVKGTLKADGSLLLQSATSDIGPGTGTGMTLIANKLMKIPVNKITFELGDSSLPPAPSQGGSATLSTVGSAVNDVCVALKSAIAELAANSNMDATANFVDVLKKNNLPQIEITKESQSGKEKDNYSMYSFSIHFVQVKVHSLTGVVKVSKIVSVGDSGTIVSPKTARSQMLGGAVGGIGMALTEESIIDHRYGRYINNNFADYHVPVNADVPEIDVNFINKPDPYINPMGAKGMGEIALIGFSAAVANAVFNATGKRIRTLPITPAKILA is encoded by the coding sequence ATGGAAAAGCGCATGTTAAAAGACGATAATGATCGTGTAGATGGAATCTTAAAGGTTACCGGTCAGGCTAAATATTTCGCTGAATATGAATTACCTGGCTTAACTTATGGTGTTTTGGTAACCAGTACTATTACCAAAGGTAGAATTACTGCACTAAATACTAAAGATGCAGAAAAAGCTCCAGGAGTAATTGCTGTGATTTCGCACCTGAATAAGCCATCGGCTGCTGCTTACGAGCAGGAGGGTGGTCCACAGATGAAGATTTTTTACACCGACAGGATTTTTTATAACGGACAGCCAATAGCAATTGTGGTAGCCAACACTTTTGAAAGAGCAACTTATGCCGCCTCATTGGTTAAGGCCACTTACACTAAAGAAGAATTTAATACCGATTTTGAAAAAGCGCTAAAAGATCCTAAGGCTAAAAAGCTGCAGGGGCAGGCTGATTATAAACGCGGTGAGGAAAATGCTTATAAAAATGCAGAAGTAAAGCTCGAAGAAAGATACTTTCTACCGATTGAAACACATAACCCTATGGAACTTCATGGGATTATTGCCGATTGGCGATCAAATAACCAACTCACCGTTTACGCCAAAACACAAGGGGTAAAAGCTACTCAAGGTACTATTGCAAATGTTTTTAAAATTCCGATGGAAAATATCCAGGTGAATTCGGAGTTTGTTGGAGGTGGTTTTGGCATGGCATTACGCACGTGGCCGCTTGAAATTGCAACGGTGATGGCTTCTAAACACATTGGTAGACCTGTAAAAGTGGTTATTACGCGGATGCAGATGTTTACCATGGTAGGAAATCGTCCGGCAGCGATACAAACTATTGGTTTGGGCGCAAATAAAGATGGTAAATTAACAGGTATTACGCATAGGGCTTATGGCGAAACTTCAACTTATGAGAACTTTACCGAAGGCGTGGTTAACATGGCGAAGTTTATGTATCAATGCGATAACGTAAATACTTCTTACGCGATTGTACCTGTTGACCTTGGTGTACCCATATGGATGCGCGGACCAGGTGAAGCAACCGGAGCTTTTGCGCTCGAAAGTGCAATAGATGAGATGGCGCATGCTTTAGATATGGATCCATTGGATTTTAGAATCAAAAATGATCCTGAAACCGATCAGCAGAAAAATAAACCATTTTCGAGCAAGAATATTAAAGAAGCCTATAGAATCGGGGCGGAGAAAATAGGATGGAACAACCGGAAAAATAAACCAGGCAGTTTGGTAGAAGGACCATGGCAAACAGGTTATGGAGTGAGTGTTGGCGTGTTTAACGCCAATAGAGGTAAGGCCAGCGTGAAAGGTACTTTAAAGGCTGACGGGTCGCTGCTTTTACAAAGTGCAACCAGCGATATTGGCCCCGGAACAGGAACTGGTATGACTTTAATTGCCAATAAATTAATGAAGATCCCTGTAAATAAAATTACATTTGAGCTTGGCGATTCTTCTTTGCCACCAGCACCAAGTCAGGGTGGTTCGGCTACATTATCTACGGTAGGCTCGGCCGTAAACGACGTTTGTGTAGCGTTAAAATCTGCAATTGCAGAGCTGGCCGCAAATTCAAATATGGATGCAACGGCTAATTTTGTTGATGTTTTAAAAAAGAACAATCTTCCACAAATAGAAATAACCAAAGAGAGCCAGAGCGGTAAGGAAAAAGATAACTACTCCATGTACTCTTTCTCCATCCATTTTGTACAGGTAAAGGTTCATTCACTAACAGGTGTAGTAAAAGTGAGTAAAATTGTTTCTGTGGGCGATTCTGGCACCATTGTAAGTCCGAAAACAGCCCGAAGCCAGATGCTGGGTGGTGCTGTTGGCGGTATAGGAATGGCTTTAACCGAAGAATCAATAATCGATCACCGCTATGGAAGATACATAAATAACAACTTTGCCGACTACCACGTTCCGGTAAATGCCGATGTACCGGAGATCGATGTTAATTTCATTAATAAACCTGATCCCTACATTAATCCAATGGGAGCAAAAGGCATGGGCGAAATTGCCTTAATCGGTTTTTCCGCGGCTGTAGCCAATGCCGTTTTTAATGCTACTGGAAAAAGAATCAGGACATTACCGATTACACCGGCTAAAATATTGGCATAA
- a CDS encoding S8 family peptidase, translating into MNRSRIFSALLSVALISAIPTLANAQKTNWQNLDLKTDSTFGISTEKAYKELLKGKKSVKVIVAVNDGGVEATHEDLKRIMWVNTKEIAGNGKDDDKNGYIDDINGWNFIGGPKESINFETLELTRLVRRDQDRFANTTDANVAEKDKKDFAVFKAERADLEKQLAEAKENLAGLTGFKAALDAVVKKIGKQNPTIEDFKNFKPVTDVDARVQGVVIEELGKNSFKDFYEEQITEGFDYYNRQVNYNLNLDYDPRAIVGDDPNNVNEKFYGNNDVAGPDAMHGTHVAGIIAADRTNKLGILGVADNVAIMGVRCTPNGDERDKDVANGIRYAVDNGAKVINMSFGKAYSWNKAIVNEAMKYAASKDVLIVQAAGNENKNIDVENNFPNHKDLDEKTIASWITVGASGPKDDATLKASFSNYGKTQVDVFAPGVKIYSTVPGSKYKNLDGTSMASPVVAGLAGLIRSYYPKLSAAQVKEIIVKSVTKVNHNVEYAKSEEPGAEKISVPFSDLCISGGIVNAYNALKLAATYSGKAVAK; encoded by the coding sequence ATGAATAGGAGTAGAATTTTTAGCGCGCTTTTAAGTGTTGCGCTCATCAGTGCAATACCAACTTTAGCAAATGCACAAAAAACTAATTGGCAAAACCTTGATCTTAAAACCGACAGTACATTCGGTATCAGTACCGAAAAAGCATACAAAGAGCTTTTAAAGGGGAAAAAATCTGTTAAAGTTATCGTTGCTGTTAATGATGGTGGTGTAGAAGCCACTCATGAAGATTTAAAGCGGATAATGTGGGTAAATACCAAAGAAATAGCTGGGAATGGAAAAGACGATGATAAAAACGGCTATATCGACGATATCAATGGCTGGAACTTTATTGGTGGGCCAAAAGAATCTATCAATTTTGAAACGCTAGAGTTAACACGTTTAGTTCGTCGCGATCAGGACCGTTTTGCCAATACTACTGATGCAAATGTTGCAGAAAAAGATAAAAAGGACTTTGCTGTATTCAAAGCAGAGAGAGCCGATTTAGAAAAACAACTGGCAGAAGCTAAAGAAAATCTTGCGGGTTTAACGGGGTTCAAAGCTGCACTAGATGCAGTGGTAAAAAAAATTGGCAAACAGAATCCAACTATCGAAGACTTTAAAAATTTTAAACCAGTTACAGATGTTGATGCCCGGGTACAAGGGGTTGTAATTGAGGAATTAGGAAAAAATAGCTTTAAAGATTTTTATGAAGAGCAGATTACGGAAGGATTTGATTATTATAACCGCCAGGTTAATTACAATTTAAATCTCGATTATGATCCGCGCGCTATTGTTGGTGATGACCCGAACAATGTTAACGAGAAATTTTATGGCAATAACGATGTTGCAGGCCCTGATGCTATGCATGGTACGCACGTAGCAGGTATTATTGCAGCTGATAGAACCAATAAACTTGGTATTTTAGGCGTGGCCGATAACGTGGCTATTATGGGTGTTCGTTGTACGCCAAATGGTGATGAAAGAGATAAAGATGTGGCAAATGGAATCCGTTATGCAGTTGATAACGGTGCAAAGGTAATTAACATGAGTTTTGGTAAAGCTTATAGCTGGAATAAAGCCATTGTTAACGAAGCAATGAAATATGCTGCATCTAAAGATGTACTGATCGTTCAGGCTGCAGGTAACGAAAACAAAAATATTGATGTGGAAAACAATTTTCCTAATCATAAAGATTTAGATGAGAAGACCATTGCCTCATGGATAACCGTTGGTGCGTCTGGTCCTAAAGATGATGCAACACTTAAAGCCAGTTTCTCTAATTACGGCAAAACGCAGGTAGATGTTTTTGCTCCAGGAGTTAAAATTTATTCAACAGTACCTGGTTCTAAATACAAAAACTTAGATGGAACCAGTATGGCTTCTCCTGTTGTAGCTGGTTTAGCTGGATTAATCCGCTCTTATTACCCAAAATTATCTGCTGCCCAGGTGAAAGAAATTATTGTTAAATCGGTTACGAAGGTTAATCATAATGTAGAATACGCTAAAAGTGAAGAACCTGGTGCAGAAAAAATTTCTGTTCCTTTCTCTGATCTTTGTATAAGCGGTGGTATTGTGAATGCTTACAATGCATTAAAATTAGCGGCAACTTACTCAGGTAAAGCTGTTGCTAAATAA
- a CDS encoding DUF4142 domain-containing protein, producing the protein MKKIFLLPTAFALILSFGSCQTADKKSATTKDSVAGDTNMINGNHATGAESTESGVDEAGATFLRKAAIGGIMEVEAAKIAAKNAKSAEVKEFAAKMLADHTKANTELKALAIKKKVITPDALPADDQIHLDEMKKMTGEAFDQHYMHMMVTDHEKTITLFKTGIQNRDQAIKTWASNTLKVIELHNAMAKKIVVDMK; encoded by the coding sequence ATGAAAAAGATATTTTTATTACCTACAGCTTTTGCGTTGATATTATCGTTCGGATCCTGCCAAACTGCAGATAAAAAATCGGCAACCACAAAAGATAGTGTTGCTGGCGATACCAATATGATAAATGGCAACCACGCTACAGGCGCTGAAAGCACAGAATCGGGCGTTGATGAAGCCGGTGCCACATTTTTAAGAAAAGCTGCGATTGGTGGTATTATGGAGGTGGAGGCAGCAAAAATTGCAGCTAAAAATGCAAAAAGTGCTGAAGTGAAAGAGTTCGCTGCTAAAATGCTTGCCGACCATACCAAAGCCAATACAGAATTAAAAGCGTTGGCTATAAAAAAGAAAGTAATTACTCCCGATGCCTTGCCTGCCGATGACCAGATTCATTTGGATGAAATGAAAAAAATGACGGGCGAAGCATTTGATCAACATTATATGCATATGATGGTTACTGATCATGAAAAAACAATTACGCTGTTTAAAACCGGTATACAAAACCGTGATCAGGCAATTAAAACCTGGGCAAGTAATACTTTAAAGGTAATTGAATTGCACAATGCTATGGCCAAAAAGATTGTTGTTGATATGAAATAA
- a CDS encoding GNAT family N-acetyltransferase produces the protein MEISENGFIFSDKKELLDIEAIHHYLSTESYWAKNIPFDTVKRSIENSLCFGIYKDQEQVGFARWVTDKATFAWLCDVYVKESYRGLGLSKKLMSFMIFHPDLQGLRRYQLATLDAHGLYEQFGFSVIEHPERQMGIVIPDIYTRAAE, from the coding sequence ATGGAAATCAGCGAAAACGGTTTTATATTTTCAGATAAAAAGGAGCTATTGGATATTGAGGCCATCCATCATTACTTAAGCACCGAATCGTATTGGGCAAAGAACATTCCATTCGATACAGTAAAACGATCTATCGAAAATTCACTTTGCTTTGGTATTTATAAAGATCAGGAACAGGTTGGTTTTGCACGTTGGGTAACAGACAAAGCAACTTTTGCCTGGCTCTGCGATGTTTATGTAAAAGAAAGTTACCGTGGCTTAGGTTTATCTAAGAAACTGATGTCGTTTATGATCTTTCATCCCGATTTGCAGGGGTTACGCCGTTACCAACTGGCCACCCTGGATGCCCATGGCCTTTATGAACAGTTTGGCTTTTCGGTAATTGAGCATCCGGAAAGACAGATGGGCATCGTAATTCCGGATATTTACACCAGAGCTGCTGAATAG